Genomic window (Granulicella arctica):
TGTGCGCCATGATGTCCAGCCCGGCATCCACCAACTGCTGGGCATCCTCCTCATGAAACAGGTGCGAAGCTACCCGAAGATGCTGCTTGTGCGCCTCGTCGATGATCGCCGTGTAGACCTCCGGCTTCATCTTCGTGAACTGTCCATAAAAGTCGTCGACCCACATCTTCACCACATCCGGCTTGTGCTTCGCAAGCTCCCGCACATCCGCCCGAGCCTCTTCCGCCGTCGCAGGCCGATAGACCTGGTCCATCCCCATCGCCAGCGGCGGCATCCCCTGCGGCGCGCCAAATCCCTTGCCGGCTGTATACAACAGCGCTCCCGGCAGCGTCCCCGCATGCGACTCCGCCCGCCACCCATAAGCCTCATCATGGTCGGTCCCCATCACCAGCACCGCGCCCACGCCATAGTCCTGGTATTGCATCAACTCCCGCTGCTCGTTCTCTTTGGAGTAGTTCGCCGAAGCCGTCTTCGTCCCTTTCAACAGCCCAACATGTCCATGCGCGTTGATGATCTCGGGCATCACCGTCTTACCCGCCATATCAAGAACAGTCGCGCCCTTCGGTACCGCGGCGCCGGTATCCGTGACCGCACGAATGCTGCCGCCATCAATCACCAGCGCAGCATGGTGTCGAGGCGCTCCACCCTCCCCGTCGATCACCGTCACATCGCGCAGCACCGTAATCTGCGCTCCTGCTGCACTTGCCCCAAGCACAGCACCCAGACCTGCAACGCCACAAAACTTCAACATGCCAGCACCTCCTCTGCCTGAGATGCGCCGTCGGCCAGAGTTGGCCTCAATATCCCTGGTCGGCCCGGAACGCCGTCACATGATTCTTCACAAACGTAACCGCAAACGGCTTTCCTAGATTCGCAAACACCACCATCCGATTCCCATACGCATCGCTCGTGCTCTTCGACACCTGTCCCAGCGCCATCTGCACCTGCCGCTCGTTCATCCCGAGGATCACGCGATGCTCATCGATCGCCTTCCACGTCTCCGGTCCCCAATGCTTATACAGCTCGTGCGGATCGTCATAGAAGAAGATCTCATCGACATAGAACGTGTACCCGCCAGCCTCTTTGTACCCAACCGGCACCGCATACTCAACCGTCGGCGAGGGAGACTGCGGCAGCGTAAAAACCAGCAGCACCTGTTTCTCGCCACCAGGAATCCGAAACGTAGCCGTCTTCGGCGCAACCTGCTCAAACGCGTCCTTCACCACCAGCGGAACCGCCGCCAGCAGCACACCCTTGCTCTTGTAGTCCGTCCGGTGTCCCGCATACGCGTAATAATCCATCTGCCCGCCAGCCGAGACCCACAGGGTCGAGCCCACCAGCTCCTTCGCGTCCGCCAGAGACGATTGGCGCTTCTTCTTCAGGAAGACTAGGTCGTCATCATCGGTCTTGTAGTACGGCTTCGCCACCGCCTTCTCCGGCGCATTCCGCTCCCGATAGATCATCCCAACACGTACGCCAACCACCACCAATACCAGCAGCGTCGCTCCGATTCCCGCCTTAGCCCCATTTTGCATCGGTCAAACCTCAGTAGCAGTTCTAGTGTGTCCACGCTCCACACGCAAGTCGCACAGGCTAATCGATTGGCTCAGCCATGCTCTGCTCGCGGTTCGCTTCCATCAGCGATTCAGCCGTGAGCGAATCCGCATTGCGCAGCCGCGGGAAGAGAGCAGCAGCCGTGCCCGTCACCATCATCGAGCCGATCCCGCCGATCACCACAGCCCGCACCGCGCCCCACCAGTGAGCCGTCAGCCCGCTCTCGAACTCGCCAAACTCATTCGACGCGCCGATAAACAACCAGTTCACCGCACTCACTCGACCGCGCATCTCAGGCGGTGTCGCAAGCTGCAGGATGCTCGATCGAATCACCACGCTCACCATATCGCTCGCGCCAATCAAGACCAGCGCCACCAGGCTTATCCAGATGCTGCGCGAAAGCCCGAACACCACCGTAGCCGCGCCAAAGATCCCGACACACACCAGCATCGTCTTACCCGCGTGGTGCTTGATCGGCTTCACCAGCATGGTCAGCGAGACCACCAGCGCGCCGAGCGAAGGCATCGCCCGCAACAGCCCAAGTCCACGCGGTCCGGCATGAAGAATGTCCGTCGCAAAGATAGGCAGCAGCGCCACAGCGCCGCCCAGCAGCACCGCAAACAGGTCGAGCGAGATCGAGCCCAGCAGCAGCTTCGCCTTCCACACGTACTCCAGCCCGGCCAGCATCGTCCGGACGTCGAACGCCTTCTTCTCCGCCATCACGACCCGCGTCCGGATCATGCCGATCATCACCAGAAAGCCCGCCAGCATCACTAGCGTGAACGCGTAAACCACCGCAGCGCCGTTCCAGTGGGCCAACGCCCCCGTAAGCTGCAACGTAAACAGCAGGCCACCAACCGCCGGTCCCGCAATATTCGCGATCTGGTAGATCGATGCGCCCCAGGTCACCGCATTGACGAAGTGCTCCTTCGGCACCAGGCTCGGCAGCATTGCCGACGACGCCGGTCCGCTGAACGCCCGCCCCATACCAATGCCCACCAGCACCGCATAGATCGGCCAGATTCTGTGCCCGTTGCCGCCCGTCCCAAAAAACGCAAACCAAAGCAGCGCTCCCGTACACACGAACTGCAGACCGTAGCAGATCAAAATGATGCCACGCCGGTCATACCGATCCGCTGCATGACCCGCCGGAAGCACGCAGAATAGTCCAGGCAAAAAGAGCGCCAGCCCCGTATACCCAAGGTCAAGCGCCGAATGTGTAATCTGATAAACCTGCCAGGCCACCGCGACCGACTGCGCCTCAGCGCCAAGAATCACCAGCAGCCGCGCTACCTGGTACAGCCGAAAATCCCGCGATCGAAAAGCGCTTCCCGCGTCGAGCGCCGGCTCTACTGTCGTACTGCCACCCTCTGCCATGCCCTATGCTTTCACACTTCGGTGAACGTCATTTCACAGAAGCTGCGACATTCTCAGGCAATCGAGGTATCGCCATCCTGCCTTACCTCACCCCAATGCTCAGAATGGATCGGTTTGGAGCTTTGCCATTCGCGCAGAAGGATCTTGGGAGCTTCAGCTGGCGTTACAAGCTGTCGTATCCGCATCGCTACCTGCGAAGGATAGATGAGCATGCCAATAAAGAATCCGAGATTGAAGCCTTGTCGGAAGACAAACAGGAAAAGGCAGACAGCTATCAATCCAAAACTGAACCACCTCCAAAATGGCTTTTGCACCAGTGTTCGAACTCGATCAAGCTCAGCTTCGGTCCACAGCTCATCATGGATGCCGCGTCTCAGGCGTCTCTCTGCCCAGAATGTTGGAGGCAGCCCGATCAGAATCGGCCCCATGTAACCAAGGCAACGGAGAGAATTGCGCCAGAGAGTCGAACCGATGCCGTGGCCGGTCACCTCTACGAGGGGAACGTGGATAAAGCTGACAAAAATAGTGGCGGTCGCAAGCAGGGACCCCGCCAATGCCACTAGCGCGAGTCGCGACGGGTTCGGCTTATGCTGCACCATGCCCGCAGAATACACCGGCTTTATTCCAAGATCTACTTGCCCAGGAACTCGCGATACCGCGTCTCCACCACACCCGTATTCCGGGCGAGCGTCAGCTTCGCGGTGTTGTACTGATAGAGCGTCTGCACCAGTCGCGTCTCCGCTCCAGTCAGTGTAGCCTGGGCCTGCACCACCGGCAGATTGTCATCTACGCCGGACTTGAAGCGTTCCGTCGCATCGTCCAGCACCTGCTGCGACAACACCACGTTGCTCTGCGCTACCCGCACCAGGTCGTGGGACGACTCGACATCCAGCATCGCTTCGCGTATCTGTTCGTCGATCGTGTCCCGCAGACTGGCAATCTGCTGCCGCAAGCCGATCATGTTCGACGCCGCCACCTCACGCTCGCCGCGGAACTGCGCCTCATGGAAGACCGGTATGCTCACCTGTCCCTGCGCCGCGAAGTCGCCGTGATACAGCCCATGCGTCTCGCCGAGCACGCCGTAAAATCCACCAACCGCCACCGTCGGTGCATACTCATACCGCACCGCCTTCTGCGACCGCGCGGCAACCTCAAGCTCCGAGAGCAACTGCAGATAATCCTTGCGCCGGGTATACGCCAGGTCCCGCGCCTGCGGGAGAGGCATCGTCACCAGATCCTCATACGGCACCGGGTCCACTAGCGTCAGCTCCTGCTCCGCCGGAATCCCCATCAGCCGGTTCAGCGCAATCTTGTCCTTGGCCAGCGTATTCTCATTCTGAATCAGGAGTTGCTGCTCCTGCTGCATCTGGACCTTCGCCCGCAGCACATCGAGGTTCGTCCCGACACCCGCATCGTGCGAGTCGACCGCCTGTTGCAGCACTACCTGGTCAGCCTTCAGCAGCGCCTGCGCGTTCTTGATCTGTGCTGCATCTGCCAGCGCTCGAAGGTAGCCAGAACCAACAGACAGGGCCACCGAACCCCGTGAGTTCAACGTCGCAAACGAAGCCGCATCGACCGCCTTCTGGGCAGATCGATACAGATAGTACGCAGGCACGTTGAACAACTGCTGACTCACATTGAGTTGCGCACTTGTCTGGTCCACCCTGACGATCGGATTGAAGTTAGCAATCCCGAACGCCGCCAGTAACGAGGGCTGGAACCCCTGCGCCGCCAGGTTAAGCTGCTTCGTGTTCGTGTACGCCTGCGCGGTAATCGTCGGGAGAAGAGCATTCTCGACGGTCAATACCTCGCCCTTCACCCGCCGCTCATTCTCGCGCCCAAGCGTGATCTGAAGGTTCTTCTCCAGTCCGAAGGCAATTGCCTGATCAATACTGAGGGCCAGAGGACCAGCTGAAGCCTTCTCCACCACTACATCGCTTGGCAGCCGTGTCGCCGTAAACGTCACGTTTGCAGGCACCGGCGCCGAAGGAAGGCTCGAGCTATCCTGCGCCCATGCGGACACCGTCACGCAGGCTGCAAGTCCCAGCGGCCAAACCTTTGTCCGTCCGAATATTCGTGTCAATGGATTCATGGTGCTTATCGTTAGAGTGCCATGCCGCCCCTCTGGTTGCGAAATCTGCCCCAGAATCTTCAGCCGCACCACGCCCAGACCTGGGTGCCGCCAATCCTCCGCTAAAATACAAAGCAGAACCCTATGCGTCCTACCTCTATGAACCGTCTCGTCCTCGCTGCCGCACTCCTCGCCAT
Coding sequences:
- a CDS encoding amidohydrolase family protein, giving the protein MLKFCGVAGLGAVLGASAAGAQITVLRDVTVIDGEGGAPRHHAALVIDGGSIRAVTDTGAAVPKGATVLDMAGKTVMPEIINAHGHVGLLKGTKTASANYSKENEQRELMQYQDYGVGAVLVMGTDHDEAYGWRAESHAGTLPGALLYTAGKGFGAPQGMPPLAMGMDQVYRPATAEEARADVRELAKHKPDVVKMWVDDFYGQFTKMKPEVYTAIIDEAHKQHLRVASHLFHEEDAQQLVDAGLDIMAHSVRDQEIPDSLIAEMKQKHVTYIGTLSLDDFAVAYAGDPAWLNEPFFRDALEPGVFAMITDPKYKETQNASKATAAERAALPIALKNLKKVYDAGIPVALGTDSGATPIRPFGFAEHTELQLLVQAGLTPLQAITVGTKNGATLLRASSEFGMLKPGLKANFVVLDKDPSEDIRNTELIAAVWKDGKKMSDGPHAP
- a CDS encoding MFS transporter; this translates as MAEGGSTTVEPALDAGSAFRSRDFRLYQVARLLVILGAEAQSVAVAWQVYQITHSALDLGYTGLALFLPGLFCVLPAGHAADRYDRRGIILICYGLQFVCTGALLWFAFFGTGGNGHRIWPIYAVLVGIGMGRAFSGPASSAMLPSLVPKEHFVNAVTWGASIYQIANIAGPAVGGLLFTLQLTGALAHWNGAAVVYAFTLVMLAGFLVMIGMIRTRVVMAEKKAFDVRTMLAGLEYVWKAKLLLGSISLDLFAVLLGGAVALLPIFATDILHAGPRGLGLLRAMPSLGALVVSLTMLVKPIKHHAGKTMLVCVGIFGAATVVFGLSRSIWISLVALVLIGASDMVSVVIRSSILQLATPPEMRGRVSAVNWLFIGASNEFGEFESGLTAHWWGAVRAVVIGGIGSMMVTGTAAALFPRLRNADSLTAESLMEANREQSMAEPID
- a CDS encoding TolC family protein: MNPLTRIFGRTKVWPLGLAACVTVSAWAQDSSSLPSAPVPANVTFTATRLPSDVVVEKASAGPLALSIDQAIAFGLEKNLQITLGRENERRVKGEVLTVENALLPTITAQAYTNTKQLNLAAQGFQPSLLAAFGIANFNPIVRVDQTSAQLNVSQQLFNVPAYYLYRSAQKAVDAASFATLNSRGSVALSVGSGYLRALADAAQIKNAQALLKADQVVLQQAVDSHDAGVGTNLDVLRAKVQMQQEQQLLIQNENTLAKDKIALNRLMGIPAEQELTLVDPVPYEDLVTMPLPQARDLAYTRRKDYLQLLSELEVAARSQKAVRYEYAPTVAVGGFYGVLGETHGLYHGDFAAQGQVSIPVFHEAQFRGEREVAASNMIGLRQQIASLRDTIDEQIREAMLDVESSHDLVRVAQSNVVLSQQVLDDATERFKSGVDDNLPVVQAQATLTGAETRLVQTLYQYNTAKLTLARNTGVVETRYREFLGK